In Hyphomicrobiales bacterium, the sequence CCTCACGCAGTTCACCGACACGGCCGGGGTAGCGCGGCTGTCGGTGCCGTAGCATCGGCGCTGATCGCGGCCATCACCGCTTTCGATTTGCGCCCCGCGCTGGAGCGGCTAGGTTCGCGGGCCTATCGCGAACGGGGTATCGCTTCGGACCATGAACATTCTCTCGATCCAGTCCCATGTCGCCTATGGCCATGTGGGCAACGCCTCGGCGACCTTCCCGATGCAGAGGCTCGGCGTCGAAGTCTGGCCGATTCACACGGTGCAGTTCTCGAACCACACCGGCTACGGCAACTGGAAGGGCAGGGTCTTCGACGGCGGCATGATCGACGAGGTGATGGAGGGCATCGCCGAGCGCGGCGTGCTTGCCGGCTGCGACGGCGTGATCTCCGGCTATATGGGCTCGGCCGATATCGGCCACGCGATCCTCTCCGCGGTCGAGAAGGTGCGGGCCGCCAACCCGAAGGCGCTCTATTGCTGCGATCCGGTGATCGGCGATGTCGGCCGCGGCGTCTTCGTGCGGCCGGGCATTCCGGAGTTCATGCGCGAGCAGGCCGTGCCGGCCGCCGACATCGTGACGCCGAACCAGTTCGAGCTTGAGCTGCTAACCGATATCGAGATCAAGACCATCGCCGATGCGCACCGCGCGGTGGAGGCGCTGCGCGATGCCGGGCCGAAGGTGGTGATGGTGACCTCGCTCGTCACCGAGGAGACGCCGGCCGACTCGATCGATCTGATGGCGGCGGACGCCAAGGGCAGCTGGCGGGTGCGCACACCCAAGCTCGACGTCAGCGTCAACGGCGCGGGCGATGCGATCGCAGCCCTGTTCTTCACCCATTACCTGCGCGAGGGATCGGCGGCGGCCGCGCTGTCGAAGGCGTCTTCTTCGATCTACGGCCTGCTGAAACGCACCAAGGAAGCAGGCTCGCGCGAGATCCTGACCGTTGCGGCCCAGGACGAGTTCGTCACGCCCTCCCAGATCTTCGAGCCGGAAGCGGTCTGAGCCTATCGTCATGAAGCTGCGCGTCGGCACCTTCAACGTCGAGAATCTGTTGACGCGCCATCGCTTCGAGCCGGGCGGACGGACGGAGACGGCGGCGGCGATGTCGCTGTTCCATTTCCCGCGCGCCGACGAGCGCGACGCGGTGGAGCGTTCGCTCGCGGTCGCGCTGGAGGACGACAAGCGTCAGATGACGGCGCTCGCCATCGCCGAGGCGCAGGCCGATCTCTGGATGCTGCAGGAGGTCGATTCGCTGGCGAGCCTGCAGGCCTTCTTCGCCAATTACGTCCACCGCATCGCCGACCATCGCTACGGCCATTTCACGCTGCTCGACGGCAATGATCGCCGCAACATCGATATCGGCTTCGCGGCCCGGCGCGACCTCTTCGGGCCGGGGCAGGTCACCGTCCGCTCGCACAAGGACGTGACCTTCGCCGAGGCCGGCGTGCACGACCGCGAGCTCGCCATGCTCGGCATCGGGCCGCATGGCAAGGTCTTCGCGCGCGACTGCCTGGAGGTGGAGCTGACCTTCGGGGGCAGGCGGCTCAGCCTGTTCGGCTGCCATTTCAAGTCGATGAACAATGGTCGCGAGGATGGACGGACAGTGACACTCCCGGTGCGCCGCGCCGAGGCGCGGGCGGTGCGATGGCTGATCCAGCAGCGCTTCGGCGGCGGCTGGCGCGAGACCAACTGGATCGTGCTGGGCGATCTCAACGGCTATCGCTACGGCCTCGGGCCGGAAGCCGAGCCCGTCGACGAGGGGCCGAGCGGCATCGAGCCGCTGCTGGACGGTTTCGCCGTCGATCCGATGGAGGCACAGCCCGCGCATGAACGCTGGACGCATTTCCGGCGCTACTGGTCGGAGAGCCAGGAGAGGCTGATCGACAGCCATATGCCGCTCGACCATATCCTGCTGTCGCCCGCGCTGGCAGCGGCCAATCCGGCGCCCGCCATGCAGATGATCCGGCGCGGCCTGCCCTATCGCGTGCCGCTCGATCCACGCGAGCCGGACCGCTCGATGGCGCGGCTGGCGACCTGCGCCGATCGCTATCCGCGCGTCGGTTGGGACCGCCCCAAGGCTTCCGACCATTGCCCGCTCACGATCGATCTCGACATCCCTGAAGGGTGACCTGATGAAACGCCGCTTCGTCACGCTCGACGTTTTCACCACGCGCCGCCATGCCGGCAATCCGCTGGCGGTGGTGGTGCAGTCCGAAGGGCTCGATACGGAGGCGATGCAGGCCATCGCCCGCGAGTTCAACCTGTCCGAGACGGTCTTCGTCTCGCCGCCCGAAAAGCCGGGACACCGCGCGGCGATCCGCATCTTCACGCCGGGTGCGGAACTGCCTTTCGCCGGCCACCCGACGGTTGGTACGGCGGTCTGGCTCGCGCTCGCCGACGAGGCCGAGGGGCGGCCCGCCGAATTGCTGGTGCTGGAAGAGACGATCGGGCCGGTCTCCTGCGCCGTCGCGGTCAAGGGCAGCCATGCCGGCCACGCGGTCTTCACCCTGCCGCGCCTGCCGGAACGAGCCGGGGAAGCCGCGGCTCCGGAGGCGCTTGCCGCCGCGCTCGGGCTTTCGTCCGGGGATATCGGCTTCGGGGCGCATGTCCCGGCGATTTTCAGCGCCGGCGTGCCCTATACCTTCATCCCGCTCGCCTCGGGGGAAGCCGTTGCCAAGGCCCGGCCGGATCTCGGCAGATGGGACGGGGCGATGCGAGGCGGCGCCGCCTTCGCCTATAGCCGCGAGACGGCCGAGACCGGCCATCACTTCCACGCACGCATGTTCGCACCGAATATCGGCATCCTCGAGGATCCGGCGACCGGTTCGGCGGCGGCGGCTTTTGCCGGCACGGTCATGGCCTTCGACAAGCCCGAGGATGGCGACCACCGCCTCGTCATCGAGCAGGGCTACGAAATGGGCCGGCCGTCGCAGATGGCGCTGGAGCTGAGCGTGCGGAATGGCACGCTCGTCTCGGCGCGCATCGGCGGTTCCGCCGTCGTCGTCAGCGAGGGCGTGCTGCTGTGAGCAATGGCGTCGAGAACGGGACGATCGTCCGGTTGTCGCGGGTCGATGCCCGGGTCGAGCCGCATGACTGGGCTTTCGCGCGCGAGAACGCCGGGGCGATCGAGACGCACTGGGCCAGGATCAGCGCCGGCAAGCCGTCGATGTTCAACGGTCGCGTCATGCTGCAGCACCGCGCCGCGATCCGCGGCGGGGTGTTCGAGGCCGGCTATTTCGAGACGGATTACGCCGCCTTCCTGACCTGGCGCGACGTCGGCCATCCCGGCCCGGCCATCCGCAACGGCTTCGCCATGGCGGCGCTCAGGGCCAATGACGGCGCGTTTCTCTGCGGGAAGATGGGCAACCATACGGCCAATGCCGGCAAGGTCTATTTCGCCGCCGGCACGCCCGATCGGGAGGACGTCCGCTCCGACGGTACGCTCGATCTCGCCGGCAGCGTCACCCGCGAACTCTCGGAGGAGACGGGCTTGCGGCTGGATGAGCTCAGCGTCGGCGAGGGCTGGATGGCCGTGATCGAGCAGGGGCGCGTCGCCTTCATGCGCGAGGTTCGCATCGATCTGCCCGCCGAGACGGCGCGCGGGCTGATGCTGGAGCGGATGAAGCACCTCGAAGAGGAGGAACTCTCCGATATCGTGATCGTGCGCGATCTGGCGGGGAGCGAAAAGCACGACATGCCGCCCTTCATGCGCCGCTATCTCGCACATATCTTCGACGGTGACTGATCCCGCCCGCCTTCCGAAAGCAATCCGATGAGCTCTGCCGAGACCGCCTATCCCGAAGCCTTGCTGCTTCCGGCGGAAAATCCCTTTGCCACGCGCTGGGAGACGCCGTTCCGCCTGCCGCCCTTCGCAGCGATCAGGCCGGACCATATCCGCCCGGCCTTCGACGCGGCGCTGGCCAAGCACAAGGCCGAGATCGCGGCGATCGTGTCGGACAAGGCCGTTCCGGACTTCGCCAACACGATCGAGGCGCTGGAACGGGCAGGGCGGGCGCTGAGCCGCGTTGGCGGCGTGTTCTACAACCTAACCGGGGCCGACACGAACGAGGCGCTGCAGGCGATCGAGCGCGAGATGTCGCCGATCACCTCGCGGCACTGGTCCGCGATCATGATGGATGAGGGGCTGTTCGCGCGCGTCGATGCGGTCAACGCCAAGAGCGATGCGCTCGGGCTCGATGCCGAGCAGGCGCGGCTTCTGGAGCGGAGCTACAAGGGCTTCATCCGCTCGGGTGCGAAACTGAACGCCGAGGACAAGAAGCGCCTCGCAGCCATCAATGAGCGACTGGCGGGGCTCGGCACGCAGTTCAGCCAGAACGTGCTGAAGGACGAATCCTCCTACGCCCTCTTCATCGAGGACGAGGTCGGCCTTGCCGGCCTGCCGGAATTCGTGAAGGCGGCGATGGCGCGCGCGGCCGCCGACCGCGGCAAGCCGGGCCAGCATGCGGTGACGCTGTCGCGCTCGATCATCGAGCCCTTCCTGACTTTCTCGACTCGCCGGGACCTGCGCGAGGAAGCCTTCATCGCCTGGAGCAAGCGTGGCGAGAATGGTGGGGAGAGCGACAACCGCGCCATCGTCGCCGAGATGGTGAAGCTCAGGGCCGAGAAGGCGAAGCTTCTGGGCTATCCGACCTTTGCGCATTTCAAGCTCGACGACGCCATGGCGAAGACGCCGGAACATGTGCGCGGGTTGCTCGAACTGGTCTGGAAGCCGGCCAAGGCGCGGGCGGCGCGCGAGGCGGCGGATCTTGCGACACTCGCCCAGAACGAGGGCGAGAACGGCGCGATCCGACCCTGGGACTGGCGCCACTATGCCGAGAAGGTTCGGCAGAAGACCTATGCGCTCGACGAGGCCGTGCTGAAGCCCTATCTGCAGCTCGATCGCGTGCGGCAGGCGGCCTTCGACGTGGCCGGCAAGCTGTTCGGCCTGTCCTTCGCTGAGCGGCCTGAGCTTGCGGGCTATCACCCGGATGTCCGCATCTTCGAGGTGACGGAGACCGCGAGCGGGCGCCATATCGGCCTGTTTCTCGGCGATTATTTCGCCCGCTCCTCGAAGCGTTCGGGCGCCTGGATGAGCGCTTTCCGGGGGCAGCGCAAGCTCGATGGCGAAACCCGGCCGATCATCGTCAATGTCTGCAATTTCGCGAAGCCGGCGGAGGGCAAGCCGGCGCTGCTCTCGCTCGACGATGCGCGCACGCTGTTCCACGAGTTCGGCCATGCGCTGCATGGGCTGCTCTCGGATGTGACCTATGGCTCGCTCGCCGGCACGGCGGTCGCGCGCGATTTCGTCGAGTTGCCCTCGCAGCTCTACGAGCACTGGTTCCTGACGCGCGAGGTGATGCGGGAGTATTGCCTGCATGCCGAGACGGGGGAGCCGATCCCGGAGGCCCTGATCGAGAAGATCGAGAAGGCCCAGACCTTCAATCAGGGCTTCGCCACTGTGGAATACACCTCCTCGGCGCTGGTCGATCTCGCCTTCCATTCGCTGGAGGAACCGGCGGAGGTCGATCCGCTCGCCTTCGAGGCGGCGGAGCTTCAGCGCCTCGGCATGCCGGCCGAGATCACCATGCGCCACCGCACGCCGCACTTCACCCATGTCTTCTCGGGCGACGGCTATTCGGCCGGCTATTACAGCTATCTCTGGTCCGAGGTGATGGACGCCGATGCCTTCAACGCCTTCACCGAGACGGGCGACGTGTTCTCGCCCGCTGTCGCGGAGAAGTTGAAGCGCTACATCTATTCGGCCGGCGACACGCGCGAGGCGGCCGAGGCCTACACGCTCTTCCGCGGCCGGCTGCCAACACCGGACGCGCTGCTGGATAAGCGGGGGCTGGCGGCCTGAGCCGTCAGCGTCATTCTTGTCTGTCGATTGGCTGGCGGTTGAGACTGGCTCGCGGGGCTCGGACGAAGCGCAGACCCGAGAACCTCCGGACGCACAAAGTGCCGGAGCCTCGTTCGGGCAAGAGATGGTCGGGTCAAGCCCGACCATGAGGATGCGGTGCTCGCCGTCGCTCTCGTGCTTCTGGAGCGGGGGCTTTTCCAGAGAGCGGCCCATGCGCACAGCGGCATTGCATGCCGCAATGCGCGTGGGATGACGTGCTCGATTCCGGTGGATGACGCCGGCGCGATCTGGCGCCGGCCCGTGTCTTGCTTTCATCTGCTCTTCCGGTGCGGTCGCTTCCCCCGGCGACCTGGAGCGACGCTCCGGGCTTCTTGGTGACGATCGCGTTTGATCGTCCTCGCGCGAACCGCGCGAGGACGGCGCGATCCTGGGGGAGCGATGCGATGGGCTATTTTCCGAACTGGACCCTGAAGACTTCCGGCGCGGTGATGCCGGATGAACGGCTGCCGACAGGGCAGACGGTGATCGCCGGCTTACAGCATGTCGTCGCGATGTTCGGCTCGACGGTGCTGGCGCCGGTGCTGATGGGCTTCGACCCGAATGTGGCTATCTTCTTCTCGGGCATCGCGACGCTGCTGTTCTTCGTCATCACGCGTGGGCAACTGCCGAGCTATCTCGGCTCCTCCTTCGCCTTCATCGGGGTGGTCATCGCGGCGACCGGCTATGCCGGCTCCGGCCCCAACCCGAATATCGGCGTCGCGCTGGGCGGCATCATCGCCTGCGGTGCGGTCTATGCCGTGATCGGCCTGGTCGTGCAGGGCGTCGGCACGGCCTGGATCGAGAAGCTGCTGCCCCCGGTCGTCACGGGCGCCGTGGTGGCCGCGATCGGCCTCAACCTGACCTCGGTCGCGATCAGCATGATCTCGGCCAGCCCCTATACCAAGTGGATCGCGCTGTTCACGGTGGTCTCGGTGGCACTGGTCGCGGTCTATGGACGCGGCCTGCCGCAGCGCCTGCCGGTGCTGATCGGCGGGCTTGCCGCCTACATCCTCTACGCATTGACGGCGTCGAGTTTCGGCGCGCCGACGATCGATTTCGGCAAGATCGGCGCGGCGGCCTGGTTCGGCCTGCCGCAATTCGTGGCGCCGGTCTTCGACATGAAGGCGATCACGCTGATCGTGCCGGTCGCGATCATCCTGGTCGCGGAGAATCTCGGCCATATCAAGGGAATCTCGGTGATGACCGGCCGCAACTTCGACCATCTGATCGGCCGCGGTTTCTTCGCCGATGGTCTCGGCACCATGATCGCCGGCTCCGGCGGCGGCACGGGCGTCACCACCTATGCCGAGAACATGGGCGTGATGGCGGTGACGCGGGTCTATTCGACGCTGGTCTTCGTCGCTGCCGGTATCATCGCGCTCCTGCTCGGCTTCTCGCCGAAATTCGGCGCGGTGATCGGCACGATTCCCGTCGCGGTTCTGGGCGGCCTCGCCGTCGTCGTCTTCGGCCTGATCGCCGCGACGGCCGGCCGGATCTGGGTCGAGAACAAGGTCGACTTCTCCGAGCCGAAGAACCTGATCACGGTGGCGACCGCGCTGATTCTCGGCGCGGGCGACCTGAAGCTGCCGATCTTCGGTTACGAGCTCGGCGGAATCGGCACCGCGACCTTCGGCGCGATCGTGCTCTATCACCTGCTGAACCGCCGTACGGCCTGACGATCCACAGCGCGGCGAAGCCTTTTTCGTCGCGTTTGAAAAATCTGTCACAGATGGGTGGACAGGGGGCGGGGCCTTTGCTACACGCCCCCTGCCTGACGCGGCCGACGCCGCTGACCGGCGACGCTTCGTGGCGTATGGGTGATTAGCTCAGTTGGTAGAGCAGCTGACTCTTAATCAGCGGGTCGTAGGTTCGAGCCCTACATCACCCACCACGACATTTCCCTGACATTGCTGAATAGACGACTCGCTGAGGTGGGTGGCTGCGCCGCATCTTCGCCGGCTTCGCGGCTGTGCTATCGTCGTTGCACGGCGGCGGAGCGAGCGGCAGCGTGGACGAAATCGAGTTGGTGCTTCGGCTGCTGGCCGGTCTGGCGGCGGGCCTCGTGGTCGGCTGGCAGAGGACCGTCCAGCGCAAGAGCGCAGGATTGCGGACTTTCGGCCTGGTCGGAATCGGGACGGCGGCGGCTGCGAGCCTGTTCAGCGAGACGCTCCATCCCGATGCGGCAAGCCGTGTCGTTCAAGGCGTGCTGACGGGCATCGGCTTTCTCGGTGCGGGCCTCATCATCCACCGCAATGGCGAGACGATGCCGCATGGCCTGACCACCGCGGCGGCGATCTGGGTCACCGCAGCGCTGGGCTGTTCCGCCGGGTTGGGAAAATGGCTGGTGACGCTGACGGCCACGGCTCTGGCGCTTATCCTGCTCGTCATCGACCATTCCCTGGAGCGCCGGTTGCACCCCTGGCCCCGGACGACGATGCTTCTCGCCCGCCTGAATAAGCGGCGGCACCTCCGGGAAGGGCGTGGCGGAGCCTTTCGATGGCTCGGGCGTTTCCGTCCGAAAGGACGAATTTCGCATGATGCAGTTGAATCGAGGCCTTGCCGCCGCGCCGACGCCCACGCCGGCCATCCCCAACCCGCCGCCGGAGGCCCCGCCGCTGACGCCGGGCGAGGTGCCGCCGGCTCCTCCCATCGAATCGCCACCTGACGAGGCGCCGCAAGGCATCCCGACCGAGCCGCCGCCGGAATTACCGCCGAACGCGCCGCCCGAGGCTCCCCCGGCGACGCCGATCGACCTGCCGCCGGCGCGCGATCCACGCCAGCCGCAGGAATAGCGCCCCGGCGTGGAGCTTATACGGCCGGTGCTTCGCCTGAGCCGATGTCCCAGTAGAGACCGGCCATGGCGACGAGGCCCTCGCGGGCGATGGCGGTGGGCAGATGCTCGTCCGGGGCGTGCTGCGAGCAGCCCGGATAGGAATGCGGCACCCAGATCGTGCGCAGCTTCAGGATTTCGGCGAAGATGTCGTTGGGCAGCGAGCCGCCGAGATTGGGCAACAGCGCGGGCTTCTTGCCGGTGCTCTTCGCGATCGAATCGATAGTGAAGCGGACCCAGGCATCGTCGGGATCGAGCCGGGTGGCGCCGAAACGCTCGGTGCCGGGCATGACGATCTCGACCATGTCGAAGCCGTGGCGGTCGAGATGGCGGCGCAGCGCAGGCGCGACGTCGCGCGGATCGATGCCGACGACGAAGCGCAAGGCGACGCGGGCCCAGGCGCTGGGGGGCACGGCGTTGACCGGCGTTTCGGGCACGCCGGATTTCATCGCCAGCACGTCGAAGGAGCACCAGCCGAAGACCTGCTCGGCCGGGGAGAGGCCGGGCTCGCCCCAGTTCGGATCGATGGTCGGGCCGTTGGGGCCGCCATCGACCTCGCAATCGGCCAGAGCCCGGCGCACCGACGCCGGAAGCTCCTTCGGCACCCATTCATGGATGCGGATCTGCCCGGTGGGGGAGGTGATCGAGGCGATGGCATGGGCGAGCTGGATCGCCGGGTCCGAGAGGATGCCGCCCCAGTTGCCGGAATGATGACCGCCTTCGCGCGCGGTGATCTGCAGGTCGAAGGTGATGACGCCGCGCGCACCGAGGAAGACGGTCGGTCGTTCGGCATTGAGGCGCGGCCCGTCCGAGGCGATCAGGATATCGGCCTTCAGCAGCTCCGCCTCGTCCTCGCAGAGCTCGCGCAGGCCCGGCGAGCCGGATTCCTCGCCCATCTCGATCAGGTACTTGGCGTTGAAGCCGAGCTTGCCGCGGGTCTCCAGCACGGC encodes:
- the pdxY gene encoding Pyridoxal kinase PdxY, translating into MNILSIQSHVAYGHVGNASATFPMQRLGVEVWPIHTVQFSNHTGYGNWKGRVFDGGMIDEVMEGIAERGVLAGCDGVISGYMGSADIGHAILSAVEKVRAANPKALYCCDPVIGDVGRGVFVRPGIPEFMREQAVPAADIVTPNQFELELLTDIEIKTIADAHRAVEALRDAGPKVVMVTSLVTEETPADSIDLMAADAKGSWRVRTPKLDVSVNGAGDAIAALFFTHYLREGSAAAALSKASSSIYGLLKRTKEAGSREILTVAAQDEFVTPSQIFEPEAV
- a CDS encoding conserved hypothetical protein (Evidence 4 : Unknown function but conserved in other organisms) — translated: MKLRVGTFNVENLLTRHRFEPGGRTETAAAMSLFHFPRADERDAVERSLAVALEDDKRQMTALAIAEAQADLWMLQEVDSLASLQAFFANYVHRIADHRYGHFTLLDGNDRRNIDIGFAARRDLFGPGQVTVRSHKDVTFAEAGVHDRELAMLGIGPHGKVFARDCLEVELTFGGRRLSLFGCHFKSMNNGREDGRTVTLPVRRAEARAVRWLIQQRFGGGWRETNWIVLGDLNGYRYGLGPEAEPVDEGPSGIEPLLDGFAVDPMEAQPAHERWTHFRRYWSESQERLIDSHMPLDHILLSPALAAANPAPAMQMIRRGLPYRVPLDPREPDRSMARLATCADRYPRVGWDRPKASDHCPLTIDLDIPEG
- a CDS encoding Phenazine biosynthesis protein PhzF, producing MKRRFVTLDVFTTRRHAGNPLAVVVQSEGLDTEAMQAIAREFNLSETVFVSPPEKPGHRAAIRIFTPGAELPFAGHPTVGTAVWLALADEAEGRPAELLVLEETIGPVSCAVAVKGSHAGHAVFTLPRLPERAGEAAAPEALAAALGLSSGDIGFGAHVPAIFSAGVPYTFIPLASGEAVAKARPDLGRWDGAMRGGAAFAYSRETAETGHHFHARMFAPNIGILEDPATGSAAAAFAGTVMAFDKPEDGDHRLVIEQGYEMGRPSQMALELSVRNGTLVSARIGGSAVVVSEGVLL
- a CDS encoding NUDIX hydrolase; this encodes MSNGVENGTIVRLSRVDARVEPHDWAFARENAGAIETHWARISAGKPSMFNGRVMLQHRAAIRGGVFEAGYFETDYAAFLTWRDVGHPGPAIRNGFAMAALRANDGAFLCGKMGNHTANAGKVYFAAGTPDREDVRSDGTLDLAGSVTRELSEETGLRLDELSVGEGWMAVIEQGRVAFMREVRIDLPAETARGLMLERMKHLEEEELSDIVIVRDLAGSEKHDMPPFMRRYLAHIFDGD
- the dcp gene encoding Dipeptidyl carboxypeptidase, with amino-acid sequence MSSAETAYPEALLLPAENPFATRWETPFRLPPFAAIRPDHIRPAFDAALAKHKAEIAAIVSDKAVPDFANTIEALERAGRALSRVGGVFYNLTGADTNEALQAIEREMSPITSRHWSAIMMDEGLFARVDAVNAKSDALGLDAEQARLLERSYKGFIRSGAKLNAEDKKRLAAINERLAGLGTQFSQNVLKDESSYALFIEDEVGLAGLPEFVKAAMARAAADRGKPGQHAVTLSRSIIEPFLTFSTRRDLREEAFIAWSKRGENGGESDNRAIVAEMVKLRAEKAKLLGYPTFAHFKLDDAMAKTPEHVRGLLELVWKPAKARAAREAADLATLAQNEGENGAIRPWDWRHYAEKVRQKTYALDEAVLKPYLQLDRVRQAAFDVAGKLFGLSFAERPELAGYHPDVRIFEVTETASGRHIGLFLGDYFARSSKRSGAWMSAFRGQRKLDGETRPIIVNVCNFAKPAEGKPALLSLDDARTLFHEFGHALHGLLSDVTYGSLAGTAVARDFVELPSQLYEHWFLTREVMREYCLHAETGEPIPEALIEKIEKAQTFNQGFATVEYTSSALVDLAFHSLEEPAEVDPLAFEAAELQRLGMPAEITMRHRTPHFTHVFSGDGYSAGYYSYLWSEVMDADAFNAFTETGDVFSPAVAEKLKRYIYSAGDTREAAEAYTLFRGRLPTPDALLDKRGLAA
- the rutG gene encoding pyrimidine:H(+) symporter, with the protein product MGYFPNWTLKTSGAVMPDERLPTGQTVIAGLQHVVAMFGSTVLAPVLMGFDPNVAIFFSGIATLLFFVITRGQLPSYLGSSFAFIGVVIAATGYAGSGPNPNIGVALGGIIACGAVYAVIGLVVQGVGTAWIEKLLPPVVTGAVVAAIGLNLTSVAISMISASPYTKWIALFTVVSVALVAVYGRGLPQRLPVLIGGLAAYILYALTASSFGAPTIDFGKIGAAAWFGLPQFVAPVFDMKAITLIVPVAIILVAENLGHIKGISVMTGRNFDHLIGRGFFADGLGTMIAGSGGGTGVTTYAENMGVMAVTRVYSTLVFVAAGIIALLLGFSPKFGAVIGTIPVAVLGGLAVVVFGLIAATAGRIWVENKVDFSEPKNLITVATALILGAGDLKLPIFGYELGGIGTATFGAIVLYHLLNRRTA
- a CDS encoding Protein MgtC (modular protein), whose product is MDEIELVLRLLAGLAAGLVVGWQRTVQRKSAGLRTFGLVGIGTAAAASLFSETLHPDAASRVVQGVLTGIGFLGAGLIIHRNGETMPHGLTTAAAIWVTAALGCSAGLGKWLVTLTATALALILLVIDHSLERRLHPWPRTTMLLARLNKRRHLREGRGGAFRWLGRFRPKGRISHDAVESRPCRRADAHAGHPQPAAGGPAADAGRGAAGSSHRIAT
- a CDS encoding M20_dimer domain-containing protein yields the protein MTRAQAIAKAQDYFDSGRMKDDLGRLVAIPTESQNPDRAPVLGDYLDQEMQPLLESLGFTCRTLTHAKARGPFLYAERIEDPALPTIIGYGHGDVIRGLDAQWSEGLSPWKLTERDGRWYGRGVVDNKGQHLININGLRAVLETRGKLGFNAKYLIEMGEESGSPGLRELCEDEAELLKADILIASDGPRLNAERPTVFLGARGVITFDLQITAREGGHHSGNWGGILSDPAIQLAHAIASITSPTGQIRIHEWVPKELPASVRRALADCEVDGGPNGPTIDPNWGEPGLSPAEQVFGWCSFDVLAMKSGVPETPVNAVPPSAWARVALRFVVGIDPRDVAPALRRHLDRHGFDMVEIVMPGTERFGATRLDPDDAWVRFTIDSIAKSTGKKPALLPNLGGSLPNDIFAEILKLRTIWVPHSYPGCSQHAPDEHLPTAIAREGLVAMAGLYWDIGSGEAPAV